From one Eucalyptus grandis isolate ANBG69807.140 chromosome 9, ASM1654582v1, whole genome shotgun sequence genomic stretch:
- the LOC104418369 gene encoding transcription factor GTE2 has product MASALLASRIEPSWGDRKVYMRKYTAAVAADNPLFNPNSNPNPNPPNPRHVHDPANLRFRKDDDFPPAVDNDNTTASFAPRSRFDVASEYVTFSLGGFSRSELKELKRRLVTELEQVRVLRSRIESTAALEARPVYQTSQFSATRPSPEAVTESPRLKDKAVALKTHAGKKNSGIKRGNPFASDKDPKRPVRDPVSAAVPDKFVASMMKRCGLILTKVMKHKHGWVFNTPVDAVGLGLHDYHQIIKNPMDLGTVKTNLERNFYHSPQEFAADVRLTFNNALTYNPKGHDVHHMAETLLVQFDQMFDPALKKYERERQKALATAEEPKEPKEPKEPKPRVWDEELVPDSTRREPEPMLVEKKRNSSPKFNPAPALSNQEALVASPQATQPASVGMPAMKRPKSVKLPKPKAKDPNKRDMSFEEKAKLGINLQNLPPEKMGQLLAIIRKRNKHFAQDGDEIELDIEAVDTETLWELDRFVCNYKKLASKIKRQGLIHNQVAASEITNKSPDREVSEAVVPHKGRRGEAGGEEDVDIGDEMPMSNYPPVEIERDARSNTSSSSSSSSDSSSSSGSDSRSSSGSDSEADSVQSPFVGSKGAHGT; this is encoded by the exons ATGGCATCAGCCCTCCTGGCCAGTCGAATCGAGCCGTCGTGGGGTGACCGGAAGGTGTATATGAGGAAATACACCGCCGCCGTAGCCGCCGATAATCCCCTCTTCAACCCCAATTCGAACCCTAACCCTAACCCCCCAAACCCTAGGCACGTCCACGATCCCGCCAATTTGCGCTTCCGCAAGGACGACGACTTCCCGCCCGCCGTCGACAATGACAACACCACGGCCTCGTTCGCCCCACGGTCGAGATTCGACGTCGCCTCCGAGTACGTCACCTTCAGCCTCGGGGGCTTCTCGAGATCGGAGCTCAAGGAGCTCAAGAGGCGCCTCGTGACGGAGCTCGAGCAGGTCCGCGTCCTCCGGTCCCGCATCGAGAGCACCGCGGCCCTCGAGGCCCGGCCGGTCTACCAGACCTCGCAGTTCTCGGCCACCCGCCCCTCGCCGGAGGCCGTCACGGAGTCCCCGAGGCTCAAGGACAAGGCGGTCGCGCTGAAGACGCACGCCGGGAAGAAGAATTCGGGCATTAAGCGCGGAAACCCTTTTGCGTCGGACAAGGATCCGAAGAGACCCGTGAGGGACCCGGTCTCCGCCGCCGTCCCAGATAAGTTCGTCGCGAGCATGATGAAGCGGTGCGGCCTGATCTTGACGAAGGTTATGAAGCACAAGCACGGGTGGGTGTTCAACACCCCCGTCGACGCGGTCGGGTTAGGGCTTCACGATTACCACCAGATAATCAAGAACCCCATGGATCTCGGCACCGTGAAGACGAATCTCGAGAGGAATTTCTACCACTCGCCGCAGGAGTTCGCGGCCGACGTGAGGCTGACCTTCAACAACGCATTGACGTACAACCCTAAGGGGCACGACGTGCATCACATGGCGGAGACGCTGCTCGTGCAGTTCGACCAGATGTTCGATCCTGCCTTGAAGAAATACGAGAGGGAGCGGCAGAAGGCTCTCGCCACGGCAGAGGAGCCCAAGGAGCCAAAGGAGCCAAAGGAGCCCAAGCCCAGGGTTTGGGATGAGGAATTGGTCCCGGATAGCACGAGGAGGGAGCCGGAACCAATGCtggtggagaagaagagaaactcCAGCCCCAAATTCAACCCGGCACCTGCATTGTCGAATCAAGAGGCGTTGGTGGCTTCTCCGCAAGCGACGCAGCCGGCATCAGTGGGTATGCCTGCTATGAAGCGACCGAAGTCGGTTAAGTTGCCCAAGCCCAAGGCAAAGGATCCGAATAAGAGGGACATGAGCTTTGAGGAGAAGGCGAAGTTGGGGATTAACTTGCAGAACTTGCCCCCTGAGAAAATGGGTCAGTTATTGGCCATCATAAGGAAGAGGAACAAGCATTTCGCACAGGATGGAGATGAGATAGAGCTAGACATCGAGGCTGTAGATACGGAGACTCTTTGGGAGCTTGACCGGTTCGTTTGCAATTACAAGAAGCTAGCGAGCAAGATCAAGCGCCAGGGGCTCATTCATAACCAGGTCGCTGCTTCAGAGATCACCAACAAG TCGCCGGATAGAGAAGTGTCTGAAGCTGTCGTACCGCATAAGGGAAGGAGGGGAGAAGCTGGTGGAGAGGAGGATGTGGACATTGGGGACGAGATGCCGATGAGTAACTATCCTCCCGTGGAGATTGAGCGTGATGCGAGATCTAACACCTCTAGCAGTTCAAGCTCGAGCAGTGATTCCTCTTCATCTAGCG GGTCAGATTCTAGGAGTTCTTCGGGGAGCGATTCCGAGGCAGACAGCGTTCAATCGCCCTTTGTCGGTTCGAAAGGAGCCCACGGGACttga